The bacterium genome segment GGGATGCTTATGCCATCGCGCATAAACATTGGCGATTTGATGAGCACCAAATGCTCGGAATCGTTGGCCCTTTTCGCATACCGCTAGAGGAATACCTTTTTTTTATCATTGTTCCTATCGCATCCATCATGACTCTCGAAGGTGTTCGAAGAATTAAAAGACATTGGCCAGTAGGTGATGGTGATGAGTTATAGCGATATCGCTGTACAAACTTTGTTGCTGACAGTTTCGTTTGATCTCTTTATAGTGCGAACACAGCTGCTCACAAAATTAATCTTTTGGGCGTCTTATTCAATTATTCTGCCTATGCAACTGATTACGAATTGGTGGCTTACCTCCCGATATATTGTGATCTACGACCCGAACACTATTATCGGTCGAAGGTTAGCTGGTGCTCCGATCGAGGACCTAGTCTTTGGTTTTTCTTTGATACTAGCGATTATGTCGATGTGGGTGTACGTGGGAAGGCACATCAACCGTAAATAGCTTTTAGTTGATAAACGAGTATCCAATAAGTAACAAAATCATCGTTCCTATTACCAATTTAGTATTTTTATGCTCCAAAAACTTCTGTGCCGGTTTGATAAAAGTGGCCAAGAGAAGAAGGACCCCTGGAAAAATGATACTAAAGCTATGCATGACGATGTCATGGTGACCGGTTTGATAGCGCATATTAATAAAGCCCAGCGCGACGAGAAGATAGGCGCCAAATCGAAGGTTTGTCATCTC includes the following:
- a CDS encoding lycopene cyclase domain-containing protein; translated protein: MNKWGYIAMLTFTVVGSFWLEIGLKVGVLRRIKRLSASLLPVALIFLGWDAYAIAHKHWRFDEHQMLGIVGPFRIPLEEYLFFIIVPIASIMTLEGVRRIKRHWPVGDGDEL
- a CDS encoding lycopene cyclase domain-containing protein; translation: MSYSDIAVQTLLLTVSFDLFIVRTQLLTKLIFWASYSIILPMQLITNWWLTSRYIVIYDPNTIIGRRLAGAPIEDLVFGFSLILAIMSMWVYVGRHINRK